One Gammaproteobacteria bacterium genomic region harbors:
- a CDS encoding phosphotransferase family protein produces MNPIDQPAAVRRGEELDTVALGEYLREVVPDIGADVTIEQFPGGYSNLTYLLRIGQRELVLRRAPHGANIAGGHDMSREFRVISGLQGHFDRAPAPLHYCEDATVIGAPFYLMERLCGVILRGGKPPAGVAPDPEVMRGLSQSFVTSLAELHAIDPQQASLGDLGKPAGYIVRQVSGWIARYEKAATEVIPDMDATGRWLSDNQPTESGASLIHNDYKYDNLVLDPADLTKIIGVLDWEMTTIGDPLMDLGSSLAYWAQPDDPAPLRQFGLTWLPGNFSRAEVVSAYSDASGRSVDDALFYYRYGCYKLAVILQQIYARYAAGHTADKRFAGLIEIVKICAQLAQRDVI; encoded by the coding sequence GTGAACCCGATCGACCAGCCGGCCGCGGTGCGTCGCGGCGAGGAGCTGGACACTGTCGCCTTGGGTGAATACCTGCGCGAGGTTGTACCCGATATCGGCGCGGATGTGACAATAGAGCAATTTCCCGGGGGTTATTCCAATCTCACCTACCTGCTGCGGATCGGGCAGCGTGAGCTGGTGCTGCGCCGGGCGCCGCACGGTGCCAATATCGCCGGTGGGCATGACATGAGCCGCGAATTTCGCGTAATCAGCGGTCTGCAGGGTCATTTCGACCGCGCCCCTGCCCCGTTGCACTATTGCGAGGACGCGACAGTGATCGGCGCGCCGTTCTACCTCATGGAGCGGCTGTGCGGAGTCATCCTGCGTGGTGGTAAACCTCCCGCAGGCGTCGCACCTGACCCGGAGGTCATGCGCGGGCTGTCACAATCGTTCGTTACCAGCCTGGCTGAGCTGCACGCCATCGACCCGCAACAGGCCAGCCTGGGTGATCTTGGCAAGCCGGCTGGATATATCGTACGCCAGGTCAGCGGCTGGATTGCCCGCTACGAAAAGGCGGCAACCGAAGTAATTCCCGACATGGACGCAACCGGCCGCTGGCTCAGCGATAACCAACCCACCGAGTCGGGCGCATCGCTGATACACAACGACTACAAATACGACAACCTGGTTCTGGATCCGGCTGACCTGACGAAAATTATTGGGGTGCTCGACTGGGAAATGACGACCATCGGTGACCCGCTGATGGACCTGGGCTCCTCGCTGGCCTATTGGGCGCAGCCCGATGACCCTGCACCGCTGCGCCAGTTCGGCCTGACCTGGCTGCCGGGAAACTTCAGCCGCGCGGAAGTTGTCTCAGCTTACTCCGATGCTTCGGGCCGGTCAGTCGATGATGCGCTGTTTTATTATCGCTACGGCTGCTACAAGCTGGCCGTGATCCTGCAGCAGATCTATGCCCGCTATGCAGCCGGCCACACTGCCGACAAACGCTTCGCCGGCCTGATCGAAATCGTCAAGATTTGCGCGCAGCTCGCACAGCGCGACGTGATTTAG
- a CDS encoding acyl-CoA dehydrogenase: MTAASILREVAEFVDKEVIPLEPAFLAGGYSAVAEQLHTVRRSAQSQGLWAPFMPVEHGGMGLALRHFAPISAALGASPLGHYAMQCQAPDAGNMELLASHGDARQHQEYLGPLMRGETRGSFAMTEPEFAGSNPVHMATTASRDGDDYIINGHKWFTTGAHQSAFTIVMAITDVAAEKPHERASLLIVPDGTPGYEHVRRIAIMGEKGAGPFSHSELRFTDCRVPRANRIGAQGAGFRLAQERLGPGRIHHCMRWIGICERAFELMCRRAASRELSPGKMLSSRQTVQNWIAECRAEIDAARLLTLDAARRIDAEGARAARRQISQIKFHVAAVLQNVLDRAIQVHGAAGLCDDSLLAFWYRHERAARIYDGPDEVHKSVVARAALGDYA, from the coding sequence ATGACGGCTGCCTCGATTCTTCGCGAGGTCGCCGAGTTTGTTGACAAAGAAGTAATCCCGCTTGAACCAGCGTTTCTTGCCGGCGGCTACAGTGCGGTAGCGGAGCAACTGCACACGGTGCGTCGCAGCGCCCAGTCGCAGGGGTTATGGGCACCATTCATGCCGGTAGAGCACGGCGGCATGGGCCTGGCGCTGCGTCACTTCGCGCCAATCAGTGCGGCACTTGGCGCCAGCCCGCTCGGTCATTATGCCATGCAATGCCAGGCGCCTGATGCCGGGAACATGGAACTGCTGGCGTCCCATGGTGATGCCCGGCAGCATCAGGAGTATCTCGGGCCGCTGATGCGTGGCGAGACACGCGGCAGCTTCGCCATGACCGAACCGGAATTTGCCGGGTCTAACCCGGTGCACATGGCAACCACCGCCAGCCGCGATGGCGACGATTACATCATCAATGGCCACAAGTGGTTTACCACGGGTGCACACCAGTCGGCGTTCACTATCGTGATGGCAATCACCGACGTAGCTGCAGAAAAACCCCACGAGCGCGCCAGTCTCCTGATCGTGCCGGATGGTACGCCCGGTTACGAACACGTACGTCGCATTGCCATCATGGGCGAAAAAGGTGCCGGACCGTTTTCCCACTCCGAGCTGCGCTTTACAGACTGCCGTGTGCCGCGGGCCAACCGTATCGGCGCACAGGGCGCAGGCTTCCGCCTCGCACAGGAACGGCTCGGACCGGGACGCATACATCACTGCATGCGGTGGATCGGAATCTGCGAGCGCGCCTTCGAACTGATGTGCCGGCGGGCGGCCAGCCGTGAATTGTCTCCCGGCAAGATGCTGTCCAGCCGACAGACAGTACAGAACTGGATTGCAGAATGTCGTGCAGAGATCGATGCCGCCCGGTTGCTTACGCTGGATGCGGCACGACGCATCGATGCCGAAGGGGCGCGGGCGGCACGACGTCAGATCTCACAAATAAAGTTTCATGTTGCCGCGGTCCTGCAGAATGTTCTGGACCGGGCGATACAGGTGCACGGTGCAGCCGGCCTCTGTGACGACAGCCTGCTCGCATTCTGGTACCGGCACGAGCGTGCCGCCCGTATCTACGACGGCCCGGACGAGGTACACAAGTCGGTCGTTGCCCGCGCAGCCCTGGGCGATTACGCGTGA
- a CDS encoding crotonase/enoyl-CoA hydratase family protein, translating to MTERVRIEIADGIADVRLERADKHNAIDREMFDAIEAAIAAVAADSSIRVVVLSGSGSSFCAGLDVQSFAAGPEAITELLERGADGLNLVQRVCVGWQRLPVPVIAALHGKTYGGGLQIALGADIRVLAPDTELSVMEIRWGIIPDMGITQTLRNLVSLDVAKELTFTGRTIDAGEAVRVGLGAGIAEDPHAAALELAREICGRSPEAVRAAKRLFNEAWHADPQSGLELEEALQRELLFSPNQIEAVQANFEKRPPVWKDNG from the coding sequence ATGACAGAGCGAGTCAGGATCGAAATCGCCGACGGGATTGCAGATGTTCGTCTCGAGCGGGCTGACAAGCACAACGCAATTGATCGCGAGATGTTTGATGCGATCGAAGCGGCAATCGCTGCTGTTGCTGCGGACAGCAGTATTCGTGTCGTCGTGCTCAGTGGCAGCGGCAGCAGCTTTTGTGCAGGCCTGGACGTGCAGAGTTTCGCCGCCGGGCCGGAGGCCATTACCGAGCTGCTGGAGCGCGGCGCTGATGGCCTCAACCTGGTGCAGCGCGTATGCGTCGGCTGGCAGCGACTGCCGGTTCCGGTCATTGCGGCGCTGCATGGAAAAACATATGGCGGCGGCCTGCAGATCGCGCTGGGCGCCGATATCCGGGTGCTGGCACCGGACACTGAGTTATCGGTCATGGAGATTCGCTGGGGCATTATCCCGGACATGGGAATCACCCAGACACTGCGCAACCTGGTGTCATTGGATGTTGCCAAGGAGCTTACCTTTACCGGCCGCACCATCGATGCCGGCGAAGCAGTTCGAGTTGGTCTTGGCGCAGGGATTGCAGAAGACCCGCACGCGGCGGCGCTGGAGCTGGCACGCGAAATTTGCGGTCGTTCACCTGAGGCCGTGCGGGCGGCGAAGCGTCTTTTCAACGAGGCGTGGCATGCCGATCCGCAGTCAGGGCTCGAGCTCGAAGAAGCATTGCAGCGTGAGCTGTTGTTCAGCCCGAACCAGATCGAGGCGGTTCAGGCAAACTTCGAGAAACGCCCGCCGGTGTGGAAGGACAACGGCTAG